A genomic window from Methylorubrum extorquens includes:
- a CDS encoding adenylate/guanylate cyclase domain-containing protein, with product MGQAARPGFGRLFRLRMSTWPTFRQLRLGSGLVLFAYVLTHLLCHALGNISLDALETGLAVKVALWRTPPALILLYGALLLHLVLGLHAFYERRFYRVRPAETAQLLLGLAVPLLLLSHVVGTRLAWSVEGLDRGYAQILYATWVAAPGQGMMQAAGLVVAWLHGCFGLYFWLRLKRGFPRAAPWLLAGAVLVPVLALLGLVQGGRSVAALAADAAWRVQELGPTHLGLAEQTERLGAIRRGLFSVYLAALALVLLARGARTLAETRGGFVRIGYPDGRTVRMPRGSSVLEASRRGRIPHASVCGGRGRCSTCRIRVVDTERSRPLPEPERAERLVLDRISASPGIRLACQLRPDRDLTVAPLFTPQARAASARDPERAATGEERFVVVLFADLRGSTRFAEEHLPYDTVFVIGRFLGAVGRAVREAGGSVNQHLGDGLMAIFGLDRDPKHAARDALKAVDGIARHVEQLNRMLAADLGERLRYGVGLHAGMAIVGEFGDETESRFTVLGDTVNVAARLEGLTGPMRQVAIVSEAVYEAAGLSTDTLQELTLTGRAQPLRARLIGADASAALQDG from the coding sequence GTGGGGCAGGCGGCGCGTCCGGGCTTTGGCCGCCTCTTCCGTCTGCGCATGTCCACTTGGCCCACCTTCCGTCAGCTTCGTCTCGGCAGCGGCCTCGTGCTGTTCGCCTATGTCCTCACGCACCTGCTCTGCCACGCGCTGGGCAACATCTCGCTCGATGCGCTGGAGACCGGGCTCGCGGTGAAGGTCGCGCTCTGGCGCACGCCGCCCGCGCTGATCCTCCTCTACGGGGCTCTTCTCCTCCACCTCGTCCTCGGGCTTCACGCCTTCTACGAGCGGCGCTTCTACCGGGTGCGGCCGGCCGAGACCGCGCAGCTTCTGCTCGGCCTTGCCGTCCCCTTGCTCCTGCTCAGCCATGTCGTCGGCACGCGCCTCGCATGGAGCGTGGAAGGGCTCGACCGAGGCTATGCGCAGATTCTCTACGCCACCTGGGTCGCCGCACCGGGCCAGGGGATGATGCAGGCGGCGGGCCTCGTCGTGGCGTGGCTGCACGGCTGCTTCGGGCTTTACTTCTGGCTCAGGCTGAAGCGCGGCTTTCCCCGCGCCGCGCCCTGGCTGCTCGCGGGCGCAGTGCTGGTGCCGGTGCTGGCGCTCCTCGGTTTGGTGCAGGGTGGACGCAGCGTCGCGGCACTTGCCGCCGATGCCGCATGGCGGGTGCAGGAACTCGGGCCGACCCATCTCGGCCTGGCCGAGCAGACCGAACGGCTGGGGGCGATCCGGCGCGGGCTGTTCTCGGTCTACCTGGCCGCGCTCGCCCTCGTCCTGCTCGCGCGCGGCGCCCGCACCCTCGCCGAGACGCGGGGCGGCTTCGTGCGCATCGGCTATCCCGACGGGCGCACCGTCCGCATGCCGCGGGGGAGCAGCGTCTTGGAGGCGAGCCGACGCGGCCGCATCCCGCATGCGAGCGTCTGCGGCGGGCGCGGCCGCTGCTCGACCTGCCGCATCCGGGTCGTCGATACGGAGCGCAGCCGACCCCTGCCGGAACCGGAACGGGCGGAGCGCCTCGTCCTCGACCGCATCAGCGCGAGCCCCGGCATCCGGCTCGCATGCCAGCTCCGGCCCGACCGCGACCTCACCGTCGCGCCGCTGTTCACGCCGCAGGCCCGCGCCGCGTCCGCGCGTGATCCGGAGCGGGCCGCGACCGGCGAGGAGCGGTTCGTCGTCGTGCTGTTCGCCGACCTGCGCGGCTCGACCCGGTTCGCGGAGGAGCACCTGCCCTACGACACCGTCTTCGTCATCGGCCGCTTCCTCGGCGCGGTCGGCCGGGCGGTGCGCGAGGCGGGCGGCTCGGTGAACCAGCATCTCGGCGACGGGCTGATGGCGATCTTCGGCCTCGATCGCGATCCGAAGCACGCGGCCCGCGATGCCCTGAAGGCCGTCGACGGCATCGCCCGCCACGTCGAGCAGCTCAACCGCATGCTCGCCGCCGATCTCGGCGAGCGCCTGCGCTACGGCGTCGGCCTGCATGCGGGCATGGCCATCGTCGGCGAGTTCGGGGACGAGACCGAATCTCGCTTCACGGTCCTTGGCGACACGGTCAACGTCGCCGCCCGTCTCGAGGGTCTGACCGGGCCGATGCGGCAGGTCGCGATCGTCTCGGAAGCCGTCTACGAGGCCGCGGGCCTCAGCACCGACACCCTTCAGGAGCTGACGCTGACGGGGCGCGCCCAACCGCTCAGGGCGCGCCTGATCGGTGCCGACGCGTCGGCCGCGCTTCAGGACGGCTGA
- a CDS encoding CYTH domain-containing protein, whose translation MRFEVERKFLVADDGWKAGVVSRRRLTDGLIGQFDTGKVRVRLDEDRAWLTIKGARVGLGRPEYEYEIPRADAESMMSLVCDTCFIEKTRHCVPHAGLVWEVDVYGGSLAGMVLAEVELEHEAQAFERPAWLGREVTGDPRFRQSALLRRFGEAGRGVTLDEVLAAPP comes from the coding sequence ATGCGTTTCGAGGTCGAGCGAAAATTCCTCGTGGCCGATGACGGCTGGAAGGCGGGCGTCGTCAGCCGGCGCCGGCTGACCGACGGGCTGATCGGGCAGTTCGACACCGGCAAGGTGCGGGTTCGGCTCGACGAGGACCGGGCGTGGCTCACCATCAAAGGCGCGCGCGTCGGCCTCGGCCGGCCGGAATACGAGTACGAGATTCCGCGGGCGGACGCGGAATCGATGATGAGCCTCGTCTGCGACACCTGCTTCATCGAGAAGACGCGCCATTGCGTGCCGCATGCCGGGCTCGTCTGGGAGGTCGATGTCTATGGCGGGAGTCTGGCCGGGATGGTCCTGGCCGAGGTGGAGCTGGAGCACGAGGCCCAGGCGTTCGAGCGTCCGGCCTGGCTCGGCCGCGAAGTGACCGGGGACCCGCGCTTCCGCCAATCGGCGCTGCTGCGCCGCTTCGGCGAGGCCGGGCGCGGCGTCACCTTGGACGAGGTGCTGGCCGCCCCGCCGTGA
- a CDS encoding CYTH and CHAD domain-containing protein: protein MSDPREIELKLECEPSDLAVLQDHPLLREAAVQGEAALASVYFDTPDRQLHAAGLGLRVRESEGRFVQTLKAEGDGLFDRPEWEQPVESSEPDRAALADTPFARRIAADAALEPLFTTRITRRTYLVEQGESRIEVALDTGRIEAPAAGDRILSICEIELELKAGIASDVFALAYAVAALVPVRLGVRSKAERGYALAAGKIDRVRKSEPVPLRNDMSAADAFRAVAHACLRHMRINEDILLQSRDAEALHQMRVAIRRLRSAFSLFGDLVDDPLGVRIRAELKAMTEPLGRGRNLDVFLATILPAERERHPDETGLLGIERQLEDERAKAYDDIAKLLRSDAWRMLLLDLIGWINAGPWLRDESPGRVALRAEPARVFAARELDRRRRQVKRRGRHLDDLDPEERHRVRIAAKKLRYGAEFFAPLFPGKKAGKRHGAFGKALSDLQDHLGALNDIATGHELMRDLTVEPTGATTLFAAGMTAADIEARSRKLLEEAAEAHEDLVDTKPFWR, encoded by the coding sequence ATGAGCGACCCGCGCGAGATCGAGCTGAAGCTGGAATGCGAGCCCTCCGACCTCGCCGTCCTGCAGGATCATCCGCTCCTGCGGGAGGCAGCGGTGCAGGGGGAGGCCGCGCTCGCCTCCGTCTACTTCGACACGCCGGACCGGCAGTTGCACGCAGCCGGCCTCGGCCTGCGGGTGCGCGAGAGCGAGGGGCGCTTCGTCCAGACTCTCAAGGCCGAGGGCGACGGCCTGTTCGACCGGCCGGAATGGGAGCAGCCGGTCGAGAGCTCCGAGCCGGACCGGGCGGCGCTCGCCGACACGCCGTTCGCGCGCCGCATCGCGGCCGACGCCGCGCTGGAGCCGCTCTTCACCACCCGGATCACCCGGCGGACCTACCTCGTCGAGCAGGGTGAGTCCCGTATCGAGGTCGCCCTCGACACCGGCCGGATCGAGGCACCCGCCGCCGGCGACCGCATCCTGTCGATCTGCGAGATCGAGCTCGAATTGAAGGCGGGAATCGCAAGCGACGTGTTCGCCCTCGCCTACGCCGTCGCCGCCCTCGTGCCGGTGCGGCTCGGGGTGCGCAGCAAGGCCGAGCGCGGCTACGCGCTGGCCGCCGGCAAGATCGACCGGGTGCGCAAGTCAGAGCCCGTGCCGCTGCGCAACGACATGAGCGCGGCCGACGCGTTCCGCGCCGTCGCTCATGCCTGCCTGCGCCACATGCGCATCAACGAGGACATCCTGCTCCAGAGCCGCGACGCCGAGGCGCTGCACCAGATGCGCGTCGCGATCCGACGCCTGCGCTCGGCGTTTTCGCTGTTCGGAGACCTCGTGGACGACCCGCTTGGCGTTCGCATCCGCGCCGAGTTGAAGGCGATGACCGAGCCGCTGGGCCGGGGGCGCAACCTCGATGTCTTCCTCGCCACCATTCTGCCGGCCGAGCGCGAGCGGCATCCCGACGAGACCGGGCTGCTCGGCATCGAGCGGCAACTCGAAGACGAGCGCGCGAAGGCTTATGACGACATCGCCAAGCTGCTGCGCTCCGATGCGTGGCGGATGCTGCTGCTCGACCTCATCGGCTGGATCAATGCCGGCCCCTGGCTGCGGGACGAGAGCCCCGGCCGCGTCGCCCTGCGCGCGGAGCCGGCCCGCGTCTTCGCCGCCCGCGAACTCGACCGGCGGCGGCGGCAGGTGAAGCGGCGCGGGCGCCATCTCGACGACCTCGACCCCGAGGAGCGCCACCGGGTGCGCATCGCCGCCAAGAAGCTGCGCTACGGCGCGGAGTTCTTCGCGCCCCTGTTTCCCGGCAAGAAAGCGGGCAAGCGGCACGGCGCCTTCGGCAAGGCGCTCTCCGACCTGCAGGACCATCTCGGCGCGCTCAACGACATCGCCACCGGCCACGAACTGATGCGGGACCTGACGGTCGAGCCGACCGGCGCCACGACGCTGTTCGCCGCCGGGATGACGGCGGCCGATATCGAGGCGCGCAGCCGCAAGCTCCTGGAGGAAGCGGCCGAGGCGCACGAGGATCTCGTCGACACCAAGCCGTTCTGGCGTTGA
- a CDS encoding leucine-rich repeat-containing protein kinase family protein — MNTPPPPTLHALRRGHFAGAKVLRLSGKLEEFPPEIFGLADTLELLDLSDCGLTELPDDFGRLKRLRVLFCSGNRFERLPPALGDCPALSQVGFRATGLREVPGEALPPALRWLTLTDNRIAHLPDALGRRPHLQKLMLAGNRLEALPASLEGAQNLELLRLSANCFDALPAWLTALPRLAWIAWAGNPLDGDPAPARVPQVPWEALAVGPCLGEGASGRIHRALWRRPDGEAAVAVKLFKGRMTSDGLPEQEMAACLAAGRHPHLTGALGRIEGHPDGVQGLLMPLIPEGWRVLAGSPSLESCSRDVYAPDFALPPETALRIAAGVARAAAHLHGSGVLHGDLYGHNTLWDGGAGEAVLSDFGAASVLPPGEAGAPWQRIETRAWGILLGELLDHCATEPADIAGLRALEQACRQADPRARPSMAEVVRTISPHLSLDRHMDA, encoded by the coding sequence ATGAACACCCCACCGCCCCCCACGCTGCACGCACTCCGCCGCGGCCACTTCGCCGGGGCCAAAGTGCTGCGCCTCAGCGGAAAACTCGAAGAATTCCCGCCCGAAATCTTCGGCCTCGCCGACACTCTGGAACTGCTGGATCTGAGCGATTGCGGCCTCACCGAACTCCCGGACGACTTCGGCCGGCTCAAGCGGCTGCGCGTCCTGTTCTGCTCGGGCAACCGCTTCGAACGACTGCCGCCCGCCCTCGGGGATTGCCCGGCGCTGAGCCAGGTCGGGTTCCGCGCCACCGGCTTGCGGGAGGTGCCGGGCGAGGCGCTGCCGCCGGCCCTGCGCTGGCTCACGCTGACCGATAACCGGATCGCGCATCTGCCCGACGCCCTCGGCCGGCGCCCGCACCTGCAGAAGCTGATGCTGGCGGGAAACCGGCTGGAGGCGCTGCCCGCCTCGCTCGAAGGCGCGCAAAACCTCGAATTGCTGCGCCTCTCCGCCAACTGCTTCGACGCGCTGCCCGCGTGGCTGACGGCGCTGCCGCGGCTCGCCTGGATCGCCTGGGCCGGCAATCCACTCGACGGCGATCCGGCGCCGGCCCGCGTGCCGCAGGTGCCGTGGGAGGCGCTGGCAGTCGGCCCGTGCCTCGGCGAGGGTGCCTCGGGGCGGATCCACCGGGCGCTGTGGCGTCGGCCGGACGGGGAGGCGGCGGTTGCGGTGAAACTGTTCAAGGGCCGCATGACCAGCGACGGCCTGCCCGAACAAGAGATGGCGGCCTGCCTCGCCGCCGGCCGGCATCCCCACCTCACCGGCGCGCTGGGGCGGATCGAGGGGCATCCGGACGGGGTGCAGGGGCTCTTGATGCCGCTGATCCCGGAGGGCTGGCGGGTCCTGGCCGGATCGCCGAGCCTGGAAAGCTGCAGCCGCGACGTCTACGCGCCGGACTTCGCCCTGCCGCCGGAGACGGCCCTGCGCATCGCGGCCGGCGTGGCGCGGGCGGCCGCCCATCTTCACGGAAGCGGCGTGCTCCACGGCGACCTCTACGGGCACAACACCCTTTGGGACGGGGGCGCGGGCGAGGCGGTACTGAGCGATTTCGGGGCCGCCTCGGTGCTGCCGCCCGGCGAGGCCGGCGCCCCCTGGCAGCGGATCGAGACCCGCGCCTGGGGCATCCTGCTCGGCGAATTGCTCGACCATTGCGCGACCGAACCCGCCGACATCGCAGGCTTGCGCGCGCTGGAGCAGGCCTGCCGGCAGGCCGATCCGCGGGCGCGACCGTCGATGGCGGAGGTTGTGCGCACCATATCCCCGCATCTGTCGCTGGATCGTCACATGGATGCGTGA
- the tgt gene encoding tRNA guanosine(34) transglycosylase Tgt codes for MTEPLAPPTDFSFTVSATDGQARTGHISTTRGRIRTPAFMPVGTAATVKAMYADQVRDLGADVVLGNTYHLMLRPGAERMARLGGLHRFMRWDGPILTDSGGFQVMSLSALRKIDEEGVTFRSHIDGTAHRMSPERSIEIQGLLGSDIQMQLDECVRLPAERPEIEKAMHLSLRWAERCRVAFGEQPGKALFGIVQGGDVPELRVESARALTDLGLKGYAIGGLAVGEPQAVMLAMIETVEPYLPSAKPRYLMGVGTPDDLMQSVMRGIDMFDCVMPTRAGRHGLAYTRHGRINLRNARHAEDTRPLDEASDCPAARDYSRAYLHHLVRSDEILGMMLLTWNNLAYYQALMAGMRAAIAAGRLADFVAETKEGWARAEAAAKG; via the coding sequence ATGACCGAACCGCTCGCTCCCCCGACCGACTTCTCCTTCACGGTCTCCGCCACCGACGGCCAGGCCCGCACGGGACATATCTCAACGACGCGTGGAAGAATCCGCACGCCGGCCTTCATGCCGGTGGGCACCGCCGCGACCGTCAAGGCGATGTACGCGGATCAGGTGCGCGATCTGGGTGCCGACGTGGTGCTCGGCAACACCTACCACCTGATGCTGCGACCCGGTGCCGAGCGGATGGCGCGGCTCGGCGGCCTCCACCGCTTCATGCGATGGGACGGCCCGATCCTCACCGATTCCGGCGGCTTCCAGGTGATGTCGCTCTCCGCGCTCCGGAAGATCGACGAGGAGGGCGTCACCTTCCGCTCGCATATCGACGGGACCGCCCACCGGATGAGCCCGGAGCGCTCCATCGAGATCCAAGGCCTGCTTGGCTCCGACATCCAGATGCAGCTCGACGAATGCGTGCGCCTGCCGGCCGAGCGGCCGGAGATCGAGAAGGCGATGCACCTGTCCCTGCGCTGGGCCGAGCGCTGCCGCGTCGCCTTCGGCGAGCAGCCGGGCAAGGCACTGTTCGGCATCGTCCAGGGCGGGGACGTGCCCGAATTGCGCGTCGAGAGCGCGCGGGCGCTGACCGATCTCGGCCTCAAGGGCTACGCCATCGGCGGGCTTGCCGTCGGCGAGCCGCAGGCGGTGATGCTGGCGATGATCGAGACGGTGGAGCCGTATCTGCCGTCCGCCAAGCCGCGCTACCTCATGGGCGTCGGCACCCCCGACGACCTGATGCAGTCGGTGATGCGCGGCATCGACATGTTCGATTGCGTGATGCCGACCCGCGCCGGCCGCCACGGCCTCGCCTATACGAGGCACGGCCGGATCAACCTGCGCAACGCCCGCCATGCCGAGGACACCCGGCCCCTGGACGAGGCCTCGGACTGCCCGGCGGCGCGGGATTATTCGCGCGCCTATCTCCACCACCTCGTCCGTTCCGACGAGATCCTGGGGATGATGCTGCTGACCTGGAACAACCTCGCCTATTATCAGGCGCTGATGGCCGGCATGCGCGCGGCGATTGCGGCCGGGCGGCTCGCGGATTTCGTCGCCGAGACCAAGGAAGGCTGGGCGCGGGCGGAGGCCGCCGCGAAGGGCTGA
- a CDS encoding nucleotidyltransferase domain-containing protein has product MSSRRPPLRVDVARTVDRFLGLMASAGGPKLRGLYLVGSVALGDFRPGRSNIDFVALLDGPLSEAETDALARVHAALARAGGPPFDGFYLAVEALRHPPEPDAVVPFSLDGQLRSGEPCRGVNPATWRCLARSSRPILGATPAALNIADDDATLHAYGLAHLETHWRPWLAHHETALAGKAPDDAGDAGALEWGVLGVGRIIETLASGRIVSKTEAGRRLTALLPKPYHEAVEDALAARFGDLEEVSQATMRAGLDAMRFLIDAAPGYLARPEPPTSPDR; this is encoded by the coding sequence ATGAGCAGCCGGCGCCCGCCGCTCCGGGTCGATGTCGCCCGCACCGTCGATCGCTTCCTCGGCCTGATGGCGAGCGCGGGCGGCCCCAAGCTGCGCGGGCTCTACCTCGTCGGCTCGGTGGCGCTGGGCGATTTCCGGCCCGGCCGCAGCAACATCGATTTCGTCGCCCTCCTCGACGGCCCCCTTAGCGAGGCGGAGACGGACGCGCTGGCGCGGGTCCACGCCGCCCTGGCGCGCGCCGGCGGGCCGCCTTTCGACGGGTTCTACTTGGCCGTCGAGGCCCTGCGGCACCCACCGGAACCCGACGCCGTCGTGCCCTTCAGCCTGGACGGGCAGCTTCGCAGCGGCGAGCCCTGCCGCGGGGTGAACCCGGCCACCTGGCGCTGCCTCGCCCGGTCGAGCCGACCGATCCTCGGGGCGACGCCGGCGGCGCTGAACATCGCCGACGACGACGCGACGCTGCACGCCTACGGCCTCGCCCATCTCGAAACCCATTGGCGCCCCTGGCTCGCGCATCACGAGACGGCGCTGGCCGGCAAGGCGCCAGACGATGCCGGCGATGCGGGGGCCCTCGAATGGGGCGTGCTGGGGGTGGGCCGCATCATCGAGACCCTCGCCAGCGGCCGGATCGTCTCGAAGACCGAGGCCGGACGCCGCCTGACGGCCCTGCTGCCGAAGCCCTATCACGAGGCGGTCGAGGACGCCCTGGCGGCCCGTTTCGGCGACTTGGAGGAGGTGTCGCAGGCGACGATGCGAGCGGGCCTCGATGCGATGCGTTTCCTGATCGATGCCGCACCGGGCTATCTCGCCCGCCCCGAGCCTCCCACATCCCCGGACCGATGA
- the queA gene encoding tRNA preQ1(34) S-adenosylmethionine ribosyltransferase-isomerase QueA produces the protein MRVDLFDFELPEAAIALRPASPRDASRLLVVRPGAPLADRGVRDLPALLSPGDALVFNDTRVIPARLSGIRHRAGGSGQRCEAMLHLREAPDRWRAFARPAKRLAPGDRIRFGGEGTSQGAGEVCALAGLDATVEERGEGGEILLRFDLSGPALDEAIAGLGALPLPPYIAGKRPTDARDTTDYQTVYAREPGAVAAPTAGLHFSDALLAGIDAAGIERVHLTLHVGAGTFLPVKADDTDAHRMHAEIGLLDAATAARLNAVRARGNRVVAVGTTALRLLESAAGPDGTIRPFSGATDIFITPGYRFRAVDALVTNFHLPRSTLFMLVSAFAGLDTMRAAYAHAIQTGYRFYSYGDASLLFPERAP, from the coding sequence ATGCGTGTGGACCTGTTCGATTTCGAGTTGCCGGAGGCGGCGATCGCCCTGCGGCCGGCGAGCCCGCGCGACGCGAGCCGCCTGCTCGTGGTGCGCCCCGGCGCCCCTCTGGCGGATCGCGGCGTGCGCGACCTGCCCGCCCTGCTGAGCCCCGGCGACGCCCTCGTCTTCAATGACACGCGGGTGATCCCCGCGCGCCTTTCCGGCATCCGCCATCGGGCCGGCGGCTCGGGGCAGCGCTGCGAGGCGATGCTGCATCTGCGCGAGGCGCCCGACCGCTGGCGCGCCTTCGCTCGGCCCGCCAAGCGCCTCGCCCCCGGCGACCGCATCCGCTTCGGCGGCGAGGGCACCAGCCAAGGAGCCGGCGAAGTCTGCGCTCTAGCCGGGCTCGACGCCACGGTGGAGGAACGGGGGGAGGGCGGCGAGATCCTGCTGCGCTTCGACCTGTCCGGGCCGGCGCTCGACGAGGCCATTGCCGGGCTCGGCGCCCTGCCGCTGCCCCCCTACATCGCCGGCAAGCGACCCACCGACGCGAGGGACACGACCGACTACCAGACCGTCTATGCCCGCGAGCCCGGGGCGGTGGCCGCCCCCACCGCCGGCCTGCACTTTTCCGACGCGCTGCTCGCGGGCATCGACGCGGCGGGGATCGAGCGGGTCCACCTCACCCTGCATGTCGGGGCCGGCACCTTCCTCCCCGTGAAGGCGGACGATACCGACGCCCACCGGATGCACGCCGAGATCGGCCTCCTCGATGCCGCGACCGCCGCGCGGCTCAACGCCGTGCGGGCGCGGGGCAACCGGGTCGTCGCTGTCGGCACCACCGCCCTACGGCTGCTGGAGAGCGCGGCCGGGCCCGACGGCACGATCCGCCCGTTCTCCGGGGCCACCGACATCTTCATCACGCCGGGCTACCGCTTCCGCGCGGTCGATGCCCTGGTGACGAACTTCCACCTGCCGCGCTCGACCCTGTTCATGCTGGTCTCGGCCTTTGCCGGCCTCGACACCATGCGCGCGGCCTATGCCCACGCGATCCAAACCGGCTATCGCTTCTACTCCTACGGCGATGCCAGCCTGCTGTTTCCGGAGCGCGCACCATGA
- a CDS encoding FAD-dependent monooxygenase: MADVLIVGAGPVGLTLACELARYGVGVRLIDRAPQATQTSKALVVWSRTLELMDRMGCTEAFLAAGLRARGATLRGGGRVLGGPDFSDIASPYAFGLMIPQSDTERLLAEHLRGFGVAVEREVELTVFSQTPDGVEARLSHADGREERAAAAFLIGCDGAHSVVRHGLGLPFRGTAQGDEWLLADIRLDGAGAPPRALSDEVVSGSSKESASKQEDRGVIRPNVVGHGSNDRIAVYLHRDGPFVIFPIPGGRARVVATVGRADGQPRPDPTLAEVQALVAARAGPGIRVSDPVWLSRFRIHERKVSEYGRGRVFLAGDAAHIHSPAGGQGMNTGMQDAVNLAWKLALVRRGAAAPRLLDSYSSERNAVGEIVLRNAGRLTAMATLTHPLAQAVRNRALHWLLGVHAVRRRMAATMSEIAIGYPASPLSVGTGAGRRWRPENAAGPPPGAGADPRFVLYAADAERGTALAARFPGLIQPIPRTNPEPGRLHLVRPDGYVGLAAAAADQDAAAHYLKELGSA, translated from the coding sequence ATGGCAGACGTCCTCATCGTCGGCGCCGGGCCGGTCGGCCTGACGCTCGCCTGCGAGCTGGCACGCTACGGCGTCGGCGTCCGGCTGATCGACCGCGCGCCACAGGCGACGCAGACCTCGAAGGCCCTCGTCGTCTGGTCGCGCACCCTCGAATTGATGGACCGGATGGGCTGCACCGAGGCCTTCCTCGCGGCGGGTCTGCGCGCCCGCGGTGCGACCCTGCGCGGCGGCGGCCGGGTGCTCGGCGGCCCGGACTTCTCCGACATCGCCAGCCCCTACGCCTTCGGGCTGATGATCCCGCAGAGCGACACCGAGCGGCTGCTGGCCGAGCACCTGCGCGGCTTCGGGGTCGCGGTCGAGCGCGAGGTCGAACTCACGGTCTTCTCGCAGACGCCCGACGGGGTGGAGGCACGGCTCTCCCACGCCGACGGGCGCGAGGAGCGGGCGGCGGCGGCCTTCCTGATTGGCTGCGACGGCGCCCACAGCGTCGTGCGCCATGGGCTCGGCCTGCCCTTCCGCGGCACGGCGCAGGGCGACGAGTGGCTGCTCGCCGATATCCGCCTCGACGGCGCAGGCGCCCCGCCTAGAGCGCTTTCCGACGAAGTGGTTTCCGGTTCGTCGAAAGAAAGCGCCTCAAAACAAGAGGATAGAGGCGTGATCCGACCCAACGTGGTCGGGCACGGCTCTAACGACAGGATCGCGGTCTATCTCCACCGGGACGGGCCGTTCGTGATCTTTCCGATCCCCGGCGGCCGGGCGCGGGTGGTCGCCACGGTGGGACGCGCGGACGGCCAGCCGCGGCCCGATCCGACGCTGGCCGAGGTGCAGGCCCTGGTCGCCGCGCGGGCCGGGCCCGGCATCCGGGTGTCCGATCCGGTCTGGCTCAGCCGCTTCCGCATCCACGAGCGGAAGGTCTCGGAGTACGGCCGGGGCCGTGTGTTCCTGGCGGGGGACGCCGCGCATATCCACAGCCCGGCTGGCGGCCAGGGCATGAACACCGGCATGCAGGACGCGGTGAACCTCGCTTGGAAGCTCGCCCTGGTGCGGCGCGGCGCGGCCGCGCCGAGACTCCTCGACAGCTACAGTTCGGAGCGCAACGCCGTCGGCGAGATCGTCCTGCGCAATGCCGGGCGGCTCACCGCCATGGCGACGCTCACCCACCCCCTCGCCCAGGCCGTCCGCAACCGCGCGCTGCATTGGCTCCTCGGCGTTCACGCCGTGCGGCGCCGGATGGCGGCGACGATGAGCGAGATCGCGATCGGCTACCCCGCCTCCCCGCTCTCGGTCGGCACCGGCGCCGGCCGGCGCTGGCGGCCGGAGAATGCGGCCGGCCCGCCGCCGGGCGCGGGCGCCGACCCGCGCTTCGTTCTTTACGCGGCGGATGCCGAGCGCGGGACGGCGCTCGCCGCCCGTTTCCCCGGTCTAATTCAGCCCATTCCGCGAACGAACCCCGAGCCGGGGCGCCTGCATCTGGTGCGCCCCGACGGGTATGTCGGCCTCGCGGCGGCCGCCGCCGACCAGGATGCCGCGGCGCACTACCTGAAAGAATTGGGATCGGCCTGA
- a CDS encoding cation diffusion facilitator family transporter, giving the protein MTGTEKAALASAAVGVLVTALKFAAYWLTGSLALYSDALESIINVVAAACAFLAVRVAAQPADEDHPYGHHKAEYFSAVIEGALVIVAALLILREAYFGILDPKPLDAPALGLAVNGVATVINAVWAMLLFRHGRRLRSPALLADARHILADVVTSGGVLIGLGFVLATGTPVLDPVVAGLVALNILWSGWTMVRDSVNGLMDQAASPEMVTRIRALISAHSEGALEAHDVRTRHAGSATFIDFHLVVPGEMTVFESHAICDRLEGVIEAGIEGAVVVIHVEPSDQAKLRGVPVI; this is encoded by the coding sequence ATGACAGGAACCGAAAAGGCTGCCCTGGCGAGCGCCGCCGTCGGCGTGCTCGTCACGGCGCTGAAATTCGCCGCCTATTGGCTCACCGGCAGCCTCGCGCTCTATTCCGACGCGCTGGAGAGCATCATCAACGTCGTGGCCGCGGCCTGTGCCTTCCTGGCCGTGCGCGTCGCCGCGCAGCCGGCCGACGAGGACCACCCCTACGGACACCACAAGGCGGAGTACTTCTCCGCGGTGATCGAGGGCGCTCTGGTCATCGTCGCCGCCCTGCTGATCCTGCGCGAGGCGTATTTCGGCATCCTTGACCCGAAGCCGCTCGACGCGCCCGCGCTGGGGCTCGCCGTCAACGGCGTCGCCACCGTCATCAACGCGGTCTGGGCGATGCTGCTGTTCCGACACGGCCGGCGGCTGCGCTCGCCCGCCCTGTTGGCCGATGCCCGCCATATCCTCGCCGACGTGGTGACCTCCGGCGGCGTGCTGATCGGCCTCGGGTTCGTCCTCGCCACGGGAACGCCGGTGCTCGATCCCGTGGTGGCGGGCCTCGTCGCCCTCAACATCCTCTGGTCGGGCTGGACGATGGTGCGCGATTCGGTCAACGGCCTGATGGATCAGGCCGCCTCACCTGAAATGGTCACGCGCATCCGCGCCCTGATCTCGGCTCACAGCGAGGGCGCCCTGGAGGCCCACGACGTGCGCACCCGCCATGCCGGCAGCGCCACCTTCATCGATTTCCACCTCGTCGTGCCGGGCGAGATGACCGTGTTCGAATCCCACGCGATCTGCGACCGGCTGGAGGGGGTGATCGAGGCGGGGATCGAGGGCGCGGTGGTGGTGATCCATGTCGAGCCGAGCGATCAGGCCAAGCTGCGCGGCGTCCCCGTGATCTGA